In a single window of the Leptospira sanjuanensis genome:
- the loa22 gene encoding OmpA family outer membrane lipoprotein Loa22, which yields MVKKILNLILLGAIAFSFTLCSSAEKKEESAAPEPSQQEQGAAANRSVDANSPEAIADSLNEKLKDFRYPDGLTRPGFSYKKADVNAGDFSEWSKVNAPVIKEGLGKLPDSYALEITGHTDAIGPEQAEGDKKGNIFYSELRANAVKQALIKQGIPANRIVTKGAGSSEPVSGLDAKDAKNRRVTFRFATSAPQQ from the coding sequence ATGGTCAAAAAGATTTTGAATCTGATTCTGCTCGGTGCAATTGCATTTTCATTCACTCTTTGCTCCTCCGCTGAAAAAAAAGAGGAATCTGCCGCTCCTGAGCCATCCCAACAAGAGCAAGGCGCTGCAGCCAACAGAAGCGTTGATGCCAATTCTCCGGAAGCAATCGCAGACTCTCTGAACGAAAAACTGAAAGATTTCAGATATCCGGACGGTTTAACTCGTCCAGGGTTCAGCTACAAAAAAGCGGACGTGAACGCGGGAGATTTCAGCGAGTGGTCTAAAGTGAATGCTCCAGTGATTAAAGAAGGTCTTGGAAAACTTCCTGATAGCTACGCTCTCGAAATCACAGGACATACCGATGCGATCGGTCCTGAACAAGCGGAAGGAGATAAAAAAGGAAATATTTTTTACTCCGAACTTCGTGCAAACGCAGTTAAACAAGCTCTGATTAAACAAGGAATTCCTGCAAACCGTATCGTTACAAAAGGTGCCGGTTCTTCCGAGCCTGTTTCCGGTTTGGACGCAAAAGACGCTAAAAACAGAAGAGTTACCTTCCGTTTCGCGACTTCCGCTCCACAACAATAA
- a CDS encoding RluA family pseudouridine synthase: MNLELKAEVAEEFSGNRLDRFLKFSFGDEVSRASIQKWIESGYVRNQDQKIHDKSSWKVKTGEQYFLSIPPRPPLNLEPIPMALPVILERENFLIIHKPPGIASHSGPGDRSPSLVNGLLYHFKELSKAGGEARPGIVHRLDKPTEGLILIAKNDRAHGKLSELFRKREIEKKYYAWVQGHPPEEEGTIDLPIARHPVERLKMTISPKGRRSITHYKVLKYINSRSGRKFSFVDIGLETGRTHQIRIHFQSQRCPVVGDLLYSRAGSQYESYGLQLISYHLKFKDPFTGEKIEADLPLTERFLRFEKNAPLF; encoded by the coding sequence ATGAACTTAGAACTAAAAGCAGAGGTCGCTGAAGAATTCTCCGGAAATCGATTGGATCGGTTCCTGAAATTTTCTTTTGGGGACGAAGTATCCCGTGCATCCATCCAAAAATGGATCGAGTCCGGCTATGTCCGCAATCAGGATCAAAAAATTCACGATAAGAGTTCCTGGAAGGTCAAAACCGGCGAGCAGTATTTCCTTTCCATTCCCCCAAGGCCTCCTCTCAATCTCGAACCGATCCCGATGGCGTTGCCCGTAATTTTAGAAAGGGAGAATTTTCTCATCATCCACAAACCGCCGGGAATTGCGAGCCACAGCGGACCGGGAGATCGCTCCCCAAGTTTGGTAAACGGACTGCTTTATCACTTTAAGGAATTGTCCAAGGCTGGGGGAGAAGCGCGACCGGGGATCGTACACCGCTTGGACAAGCCAACGGAAGGATTGATTCTTATCGCAAAAAACGACCGAGCCCACGGAAAACTTTCCGAGCTTTTCCGAAAGAGAGAAATCGAAAAGAAATACTACGCTTGGGTCCAAGGACATCCTCCTGAAGAAGAGGGAACCATCGACCTTCCGATCGCAAGACATCCGGTCGAGCGGTTGAAGATGACGATTTCACCCAAAGGAAGACGGTCGATAACTCATTACAAAGTTCTAAAGTACATCAATTCGCGTTCCGGAAGAAAATTCAGTTTCGTGGATATCGGATTGGAAACCGGACGTACACACCAGATCCGGATTCACTTTCAAAGTCAAAGATGTCCGGTAGTCGGGGACTTGTTGTATTCAAGAGCCGGTTCTCAGTACGAATCCTACGGATTGCAGTTAATTTCCTACCATCTCAAATTCAAAGATCCGTTTACGGGGGAAAAGATCGAAGCCGATCTGCCCTTGACCGAACGGTTTCTCAGGTTTGAGAAGAATGCTCCGCTATTCTAA
- a CDS encoding carbon-nitrogen family hydrolase has product MTPDELNVALVQCDLSWENQDANYDHVRMLIHSTLEKNRNEKSDLILLPETFATGFTMRSERIAESNEGPTETFLREIAKNANSYISAGWIQKNPEGKPFNTVSVIAPSGEIVLRYSKIHPFTFGGEDRHYSSGSEIVSYDLNGFRITPFICYDIRFPEIFRRVAGDTDIFTVHANWPIPRIHHWELILKTRAIENQAYVFGVNRIGIAGYNKSVHHNGHSLAISPNGDFADAGEETETILFYKARKKTILDYREHFPVLPDRKDQSKIRLRIAEHSSQT; this is encoded by the coding sequence TTGACGCCAGATGAACTCAACGTTGCTCTTGTACAATGCGATCTTTCTTGGGAAAACCAAGACGCGAACTACGACCACGTTCGAATGCTGATCCATTCTACGCTTGAAAAAAATAGAAATGAAAAATCGGATTTGATTCTTCTTCCCGAAACCTTCGCGACCGGATTTACGATGAGATCGGAAAGAATTGCGGAATCAAACGAAGGGCCCACCGAAACCTTTCTCCGAGAAATCGCAAAAAACGCGAATTCCTATATTTCCGCCGGTTGGATTCAAAAAAACCCCGAAGGGAAACCGTTCAACACGGTCAGCGTGATCGCTCCAAGCGGAGAAATCGTATTACGTTATTCTAAAATTCATCCGTTTACGTTCGGAGGAGAGGACCGTCACTACAGCTCCGGCTCCGAAATCGTGAGTTACGATCTGAACGGTTTCAGAATCACTCCGTTTATCTGTTATGATATTCGTTTTCCGGAAATCTTCCGTAGGGTCGCCGGTGATACGGACATTTTTACCGTTCACGCGAATTGGCCGATTCCTCGTATCCATCATTGGGAATTGATTTTGAAAACGAGAGCGATCGAAAACCAAGCCTACGTTTTCGGCGTAAATCGAATCGGAATCGCCGGTTACAACAAAAGCGTTCATCACAACGGGCATTCTCTCGCAATTTCGCCTAACGGAGATTTTGCGGATGCCGGAGAAGAAACGGAAACGATTCTTTTTTACAAGGCTCGGAAGAAAACGATTCTGGATTACAGAGAACACTTTCCCGTTTTACCGGACCGCAAGGATCAGAGTAAAATTCGACTTAGAATAGCGGAGCATTCTTCTCAAACCTGA
- a CDS encoding SDR family oxidoreductase, producing the protein MKTDKAPNGSLAIVTGSSKGIGKSIAEFLISQGYKVVGIARTEPDSSVLKESKLYRHLRLDLSDTKKIEFELLNVLKEEPPLKILVNNAGLGNFAPHEEIAYRELEEMLVVNFVSPVLIAKLLLRDLKKNQGWIFQIHSIAALKESVRGAAYAGTKAGLRHFGLNLFEEIRKAGVKMISINPDIADTDFYDRLDFEKDNDPNSYLNVSEILSAFEYALSGPVNLGFTEITIRPQFHKVVKKPFIRKNKN; encoded by the coding sequence ATGAAAACCGATAAAGCACCTAACGGATCTTTGGCGATCGTAACCGGCTCATCCAAAGGAATCGGAAAATCGATCGCCGAATTTCTAATCTCTCAAGGTTATAAAGTCGTCGGAATCGCGAGAACAGAACCGGATTCTTCCGTGTTGAAAGAATCGAAGCTTTATCGTCACCTAAGATTGGATCTTTCGGATACGAAAAAAATCGAATTCGAATTATTGAATGTTTTAAAAGAGGAACCGCCCCTGAAAATTCTTGTGAACAACGCCGGTCTGGGAAACTTTGCTCCTCACGAAGAGATCGCCTATCGGGAATTGGAAGAAATGCTCGTCGTAAATTTCGTTTCCCCGGTTTTAATCGCCAAACTGCTCTTACGCGATTTAAAGAAAAATCAAGGATGGATTTTTCAGATCCATTCCATCGCCGCATTGAAAGAATCCGTGCGGGGAGCGGCCTACGCCGGAACCAAGGCCGGCCTTCGTCATTTCGGTTTAAATTTATTCGAGGAAATCCGTAAGGCGGGGGTCAAAATGATCAGCATCAATCCGGATATTGCGGACACGGATTTTTACGATCGTTTGGATTTTGAAAAGGACAATGATCCGAATTCGTATCTGAACGTTTCCGAAATTCTCAGTGCGTTCGAATACGCGCTTTCCGGTCCGGTAAATTTAGGTTTTACGGAAATCACGATTCGTCCTCAGTTTCATAAGGTTGTCAAGAAACCGTTTATTCGGAAGAATAAAAATTGA
- a CDS encoding SPL family radical SAM protein, protein MHSENFISSKRFSHIYVEESAKNHPRTSEILSKFPDSNVILVDSYKEVFNPSAQNFQAQKRSPKLILAKRKEQFLYSGSGVAPDFGYQFFYYNALVLNCLYNCSYCYLQGMYSSANLVVFVNNEEYIQETKEQLKLSKPLYLCISYDTDLLALENTLGYCKEWISFAETEPDLIVEIRTKSANFKSIADLKPPPNVILAWTLSPDFVVAEHEPLTPRLSSRLKNIKEALNAGWQVRLCLDPILNVPNWREIYPDFVRKIFAEIPGEKLREVSLGVFRMNSDYFKNSKKRRPDSYLFYLPMDNRAGVKSYPEELEREMFSIVEKELESFVPREKIHRLVASEMESK, encoded by the coding sequence ATGCACTCCGAAAATTTTATCAGTTCTAAACGATTCTCTCATATCTATGTGGAAGAATCCGCAAAGAATCATCCGAGGACGTCGGAAATTCTTTCCAAGTTTCCGGATTCGAATGTGATCCTCGTCGATTCTTACAAAGAAGTGTTCAATCCTTCCGCACAGAATTTTCAGGCTCAAAAAAGAAGTCCGAAACTGATTCTGGCAAAGCGCAAGGAACAGTTTTTATATTCCGGATCGGGAGTGGCACCGGACTTCGGTTATCAATTCTTTTATTACAACGCGCTCGTGTTGAATTGTCTTTATAACTGTTCCTATTGTTATCTTCAGGGAATGTATTCTTCCGCGAATCTGGTCGTCTTCGTAAACAACGAGGAATACATCCAAGAAACCAAGGAACAGCTCAAACTTTCCAAACCGTTGTACCTCTGTATTTCGTACGATACGGATCTTTTAGCGCTCGAAAACACATTAGGATATTGTAAAGAATGGATTTCGTTCGCCGAAACGGAACCGGATCTGATCGTGGAAATCCGAACCAAAAGCGCCAACTTCAAATCGATCGCCGATCTAAAACCCCCTCCCAACGTAATTCTTGCTTGGACGCTTTCCCCCGATTTTGTCGTCGCCGAACACGAACCGCTGACTCCGAGACTTTCATCCCGTCTGAAAAATATAAAAGAAGCGTTGAATGCGGGTTGGCAAGTGAGACTTTGCCTGGATCCGATCTTAAACGTTCCGAATTGGCGCGAGATTTATCCCGATTTCGTTCGAAAAATCTTTGCGGAAATTCCCGGAGAGAAACTGAGAGAAGTCAGTTTGGGCGTATTTCGGATGAACTCGGATTACTTTAAGAATTCCAAAAAGAGAAGACCCGATTCTTATCTATTTTATCTTCCGATGGATAACCGCGCCGGCGTAAAATCCTATCCGGAAGAATTGGAAAGGGAAATGTTTTCGATCGTCGAAAAAGAATTGGAATCATTTGTACCTCGGGAAAAAATTCACAGACTGGTTGCAAGCGAGATGGAATCGAAATGA
- a CDS encoding 5'-methylthioadenosine/S-adenosylhomocysteine nucleosidase family protein — protein sequence MIFISVALFPEAKPWIETLGLKILRDQIPFPVYQNENYALVVSGTGKIHSAMSVTYLLNEFKTSIRETSWILNLGICGAPKQLSEIGESFLIHKITDQGSGKNVYPDILFRHSIPESSLITVDRPVFENETKELPNTLVDMEAFGFFQAARKFLTGDKIRIVKTVSDHFTKFESFKELAVTDRISKLIAESIPKVQTILSIPVYASEEVRLQPEENFAFNEISDMLRLSETEAIQLKNWMIGYKIRTGNSCEPGLAFLKNTNGILDADQTRVKTREEGKKGLNALRKFYQF from the coding sequence ATGATTTTTATTTCCGTCGCGCTTTTCCCGGAAGCAAAACCTTGGATCGAAACTCTAGGTTTGAAAATTCTTCGGGACCAAATACCGTTTCCGGTCTATCAAAACGAGAACTACGCTCTCGTCGTTTCCGGAACGGGAAAAATTCATTCCGCGATGTCGGTCACATATTTATTAAACGAATTCAAAACTTCAATCCGAGAAACTTCTTGGATCTTAAATCTGGGAATCTGCGGCGCCCCGAAGCAGTTGTCCGAAATCGGAGAATCGTTTTTGATCCATAAGATCACCGATCAAGGATCGGGAAAGAACGTTTATCCCGATATTCTTTTTCGACATTCCATCCCGGAATCCTCCTTGATTACCGTGGATCGGCCGGTTTTCGAAAATGAGACGAAGGAACTCCCGAATACGTTAGTCGATATGGAAGCGTTCGGTTTTTTTCAAGCCGCACGAAAATTCCTGACCGGAGATAAAATCCGAATCGTAAAAACCGTTTCCGATCACTTTACAAAATTTGAATCTTTCAAAGAACTTGCGGTTACGGATCGAATTTCGAAATTGATCGCGGAATCGATCCCGAAGGTTCAAACGATTCTTTCCATTCCGGTTTACGCAAGCGAAGAAGTCCGTTTACAACCGGAAGAGAATTTCGCATTCAACGAAATCAGCGACATGCTTCGTTTATCCGAAACGGAGGCGATTCAGTTGAAAAATTGGATGATCGGCTATAAAATTAGGACCGGTAATTCCTGCGAACCGGGACTCGCTTTTTTGAAAAACACGAACGGGATTTTAGATGCGGACCAAACGCGGGTCAAAACGAGAGAAGAAGGAAAGAAGGGACTGAATGCACTCCGAAAATTTTATCAGTTCTAA
- a CDS encoding YkvA family protein — MDLIEKVKREFWPKLKSVVSKIPFTEDLIALYYSMMDPETPLRTKLVIAGALAYFISPLDAVPDFIPGAGFLDDAGVIAAVLASVQSAIREEHRDKARKFLENE; from the coding sequence ATGGATTTGATCGAAAAGGTAAAAAGAGAATTTTGGCCGAAGCTGAAATCGGTCGTATCCAAGATTCCGTTTACGGAGGATCTGATCGCGCTTTATTATTCCATGATGGATCCCGAAACCCCCTTAAGAACCAAACTCGTGATTGCCGGCGCGTTGGCTTATTTTATTTCCCCGTTGGATGCGGTTCCGGATTTTATTCCCGGCGCCGGATTTCTGGATGACGCGGGAGTGATTGCGGCGGTACTGGCAAGTGTTCAATCCGCGATCCGCGAAGAACATAGAGATAAGGCGAGAAAATTTCTGGAGAACGAATGA
- a CDS encoding inositol monophosphatase family protein: MSLDNEIKIRYEHFLNFVPKVMEFLASTQEENDLDIGYKGEIDLVTKADKGSEERIISEIDRMFPTDGILGEEGTDKKGSSIFKWIIDPLDGTVNYSHRLPLYCACIGLENQESGEVVMGIVPLPGMNEIYHARKNHGAFKNQKKISVSKTKELKQSLLSTGFPYDREKKIDRLMFYYRNFLLKTRGVRRTGAAGLDLCWVAEGRFDAFWEEGLKPWDMAAPSIILTEAGGKMSTYDGNTFTPYIPNVVASNTLLHEKMMEGMQEYLRIPT, translated from the coding sequence ATGAGCTTAGACAACGAAATCAAAATCAGATACGAACATTTCCTGAACTTCGTTCCGAAGGTCATGGAATTTTTAGCGTCCACTCAGGAAGAAAACGATCTCGATATCGGTTACAAAGGAGAAATTGATCTCGTTACAAAAGCGGACAAGGGTTCGGAAGAAAGAATCATTTCCGAAATCGATCGAATGTTTCCGACCGACGGTATTCTCGGCGAAGAAGGAACGGACAAAAAAGGAAGTTCGATTTTTAAATGGATCATCGATCCTTTGGACGGGACCGTAAATTATTCTCACAGACTTCCGTTGTACTGCGCTTGCATCGGATTGGAAAATCAGGAAAGCGGAGAAGTTGTGATGGGAATCGTTCCTCTTCCGGGTATGAACGAAATCTATCACGCTCGAAAAAACCACGGAGCGTTTAAGAATCAAAAAAAGATCTCCGTTTCTAAAACGAAGGAGCTGAAACAATCCCTGCTTTCGACTGGATTTCCATACGATCGCGAAAAGAAAATCGATCGATTGATGTTCTATTACAGAAACTTTTTATTGAAGACAAGAGGAGTTCGAAGAACGGGTGCGGCCGGTTTGGATCTTTGTTGGGTCGCGGAAGGAAGGTTCGACGCGTTTTGGGAAGAAGGTTTAAAACCTTGGGACATGGCGGCTCCTTCGATCATTCTTACCGAAGCGGGCGGAAAAATGTCCACGTATGACGGGAACACGTTTACTCCGTACATTCCGAATGTTGTTGCAAGCAACACGCTACTTCACGAAAAGATGATGGAAGGAATGCAGGAATATCTGAGAATTCCTACATGA
- a CDS encoding glycosyltransferase family 4 protein — translation MKPSLKKIAVVSPIFSDKVSGGSEKLIFQFVELLASEFEITVLTTRSLDYITWKNSISIQGKNFFQEANNSAKPILIEERNSSLGGKYNVLQFTVEKQRNIDKFNKLSKKILEEPSLQNKENVQYWLEEQGPYVPELIQFIETRKSEFDVFFFVSYLYYPLVFGTPLVAEKSIVVPTFHDEAPAYLPVYKEVLTDQSSYSFNTPEELEVFRNILGFKPSIYSITGMNLDLSRYTDIAKSNVPERSGISGSNPMSSKEKEQVRTKAVSQKGEATTSEKAPFLLYVGRVDQGKGFLEMAEWFAEWKKNTELPHKLKIVGKIASKIPNRILENQNIEFLGFVEEQVKLDLLERCVCLINSSPLESFSIVLMEAWLKEKPVLVNGKSDVLKGHCLRSNGGLFYSDQKSFFATLDYILNHPDESMILGKNGKRYVELNFNADTVKEKLLRLIEKTIQKKYVGI, via the coding sequence TTGAAGCCCTCTCTTAAAAAAATCGCGGTCGTATCTCCGATTTTTTCGGACAAGGTTTCCGGAGGATCGGAAAAACTCATCTTTCAGTTCGTTGAACTTCTTGCCTCCGAATTCGAAATCACTGTCTTAACGACTCGCAGCTTGGATTATATCACTTGGAAAAATTCGATTTCGATTCAAGGAAAGAATTTTTTCCAGGAAGCAAACAACTCCGCCAAACCGATTTTGATCGAAGAAAGAAATTCTTCCTTAGGCGGCAAATACAACGTTCTACAATTTACCGTTGAAAAACAAAGAAACATAGATAAGTTCAACAAGCTTTCGAAAAAGATTTTGGAGGAACCTTCCCTTCAGAATAAGGAGAACGTTCAATATTGGCTCGAAGAGCAAGGCCCTTACGTTCCCGAGCTGATTCAATTCATCGAAACGAGAAAAAGCGAGTTCGACGTTTTTTTCTTCGTGAGTTATCTTTATTATCCTCTGGTTTTTGGAACTCCTTTGGTTGCCGAAAAGTCGATCGTCGTTCCTACGTTTCACGACGAAGCTCCGGCGTATCTTCCTGTATATAAGGAAGTTCTAACGGATCAGAGTTCGTATTCGTTTAATACTCCGGAAGAATTGGAAGTGTTTCGAAACATTCTCGGATTTAAGCCGAGTATCTATTCGATTACGGGAATGAACCTCGATCTAAGTCGTTATACGGACATTGCAAAATCGAATGTTCCCGAACGTTCCGGAATCTCCGGATCGAATCCAATGTCGTCGAAAGAAAAAGAACAAGTCCGTACCAAAGCCGTTTCGCAAAAGGGAGAAGCAACGACCTCCGAAAAAGCTCCGTTTCTTCTCTACGTGGGCCGCGTGGATCAGGGAAAAGGTTTTTTGGAAATGGCGGAATGGTTCGCGGAATGGAAAAAGAACACGGAACTTCCGCACAAACTTAAGATCGTAGGAAAGATCGCTTCCAAAATTCCGAATCGAATTTTAGAAAATCAGAATATAGAATTTCTCGGTTTTGTGGAAGAACAAGTAAAACTCGACCTTCTGGAACGTTGTGTTTGCCTGATTAACTCCTCCCCGTTGGAAAGTTTTTCGATCGTTTTGATGGAAGCTTGGCTGAAAGAAAAACCGGTTTTGGTAAACGGAAAATCGGACGTTCTAAAAGGCCATTGCCTTCGAAGCAACGGAGGTCTTTTTTATTCCGATCAAAAGAGCTTTTTCGCGACCTTGGATTATATTCTAAATCATCCCGATGAATCGATGATTCTCGGTAAAAACGGTAAGAGATACGTGGAGCTGAATTTCAACGCCGATACGGTTAAAGAAAAGTTACTGCGGTTGATCGAAAAGACGATTCAGAAAAAATACGTCGGGATTTGA
- a CDS encoding glycosyltransferase family 4 protein, whose amino-acid sequence MRQVQQFSAGFNPGDAISNEMQEIRNYLKDLEYKGDIYSENIGASKFPFVKKYKTYDKSSKDILFYHHSIHSGVFEFLRTFRSPRILIYHNVTPHHFFESYDLKMSYLLKKGREELREMKDRFDLVFAVSKFNQQELEELGFQNVQILPITYQLSENFSKISKTDSEIKKILFVGRITPNKRQDDLIRLAYAYKSMIGDKFQFYLAGFSSRELYLYREELERMLDFYDLRQNVLITGFLSDAELNNLYQEADAFVSMSEHEGFCVPLIEAMVHRIPILAYAGGAVPETLNEAGVLFHEKKFPDLAILLNKILTDSSFKDQILKGQDLRLEEFKKTDSKSVLRKTIEALS is encoded by the coding sequence ATGAGACAGGTCCAACAGTTTTCCGCGGGTTTTAATCCGGGCGACGCGATCAGCAACGAGATGCAGGAAATCCGCAACTACTTAAAGGATTTGGAATATAAAGGAGACATTTATTCGGAAAACATCGGCGCGTCGAAATTTCCGTTCGTAAAAAAATACAAAACATACGACAAATCCTCGAAGGACATCTTGTTTTATCATCATTCGATTCATTCGGGGGTTTTTGAATTTTTGAGAACCTTTCGTTCCCCGAGAATTCTCATTTATCATAACGTGACTCCGCATCATTTCTTCGAGTCGTACGATCTCAAGATGAGTTATCTTTTGAAAAAGGGACGTGAAGAATTGAGGGAGATGAAGGATAGATTCGATCTCGTCTTTGCGGTCTCCAAATTCAATCAGCAGGAGCTGGAAGAATTAGGTTTTCAGAATGTGCAGATTCTTCCGATCACATATCAGTTGTCCGAGAACTTTTCCAAGATCTCCAAAACGGATTCGGAAATCAAAAAAATTCTTTTTGTGGGAAGAATCACTCCGAACAAAAGGCAAGACGATTTGATTCGTCTTGCCTACGCGTATAAATCGATGATCGGGGATAAGTTCCAATTTTATCTCGCAGGTTTTAGTTCGAGAGAATTGTATCTGTATCGCGAAGAACTGGAACGCATGTTGGATTTTTACGATCTTCGTCAAAACGTTTTGATCACCGGTTTTCTTTCCGATGCGGAACTCAACAATCTATATCAGGAAGCGGACGCTTTCGTTTCGATGAGCGAACACGAAGGTTTTTGCGTTCCTTTGATCGAAGCGATGGTCCATCGAATTCCCATTCTCGCGTACGCCGGAGGCGCGGTTCCCGAAACGTTAAACGAAGCCGGCGTTCTTTTTCACGAAAAAAAATTTCCGGATCTCGCGATTCTTTTGAATAAGATTTTGACCGATTCTTCCTTTAAGGATCAAATTCTGAAAGGACAGGATTTGCGTCTTGAAGAATTCAAAAAGACGGATTCGAAATCCGTTCTCAGGAAAACGATTGAAGCCCTCTCTTAA
- a CDS encoding glycosyltransferase family 4 protein: MKVYQHVTEFRDGDGIGNDIKGIHSVLEKIGVPNSIVCLKNFSKETFPIETHPVLSRFSKDDIHILNYGGCGYPLDWFRNLPGKKIVRYQSFTPAIYFKNFVSSEIYNTLQLEEKRSLLELYSLKNETDLFLPSSPFNANFLQSLGIMNTLVLPIVRKYSIRDKSTKDKREFTIGFIGRISPNKKMEDLLRMLESILKFRQNVQLLICGSVPKVFEEYYIFLKKIILQKRLMGNVQIRLNANDTEMETFLNSMDLYVCMSEHEGFNIPVLEAFGAGIPVISYHAGATPETMKTGGVLFKDKSALAMDVLAGLVDNLLENKTLRERISENEKEIIGEYNSFPFEALFREKVLA, translated from the coding sequence ATGAAAGTCTATCAGCACGTCACCGAGTTTCGGGACGGTGACGGAATCGGAAACGACATCAAAGGAATTCACTCGGTTTTAGAAAAGATCGGGGTTCCCAATTCCATCGTATGTCTGAAAAATTTCTCGAAAGAAACCTTTCCGATCGAAACGCATCCCGTTCTTTCCCGATTCTCCAAAGACGATATTCATATTTTGAATTACGGCGGTTGCGGTTATCCTCTCGATTGGTTTCGGAATTTACCGGGAAAAAAAATCGTTCGTTATCAGAGTTTTACGCCTGCAATCTACTTTAAGAATTTCGTAAGTTCCGAAATCTACAACACGCTCCAACTCGAAGAAAAACGTTCCCTCTTGGAACTGTATTCCCTCAAAAACGAAACCGATTTGTTTTTGCCTTCTTCGCCGTTCAATGCGAACTTTCTGCAATCCTTGGGAATCATGAATACGCTGGTTCTTCCGATCGTTCGCAAATATTCGATCCGCGATAAAAGCACAAAGGACAAACGGGAATTCACGATCGGATTTATCGGAAGAATTTCACCGAACAAAAAAATGGAAGACCTTTTGAGAATGCTCGAATCGATTTTGAAGTTCAGACAGAACGTACAGCTTTTGATCTGCGGGAGCGTTCCTAAGGTATTCGAAGAATATTATATTTTTCTAAAAAAGATCATTCTCCAGAAACGTTTGATGGGGAACGTCCAAATCCGGCTAAACGCCAACGATACGGAAATGGAAACCTTTTTGAACTCGATGGATTTATACGTTTGTATGAGCGAACATGAAGGATTCAACATTCCCGTTCTGGAAGCGTTCGGCGCCGGCATTCCGGTAATTTCGTATCACGCGGGCGCAACCCCGGAAACGATGAAAACGGGCGGCGTCTTGTTCAAAGACAAATCGGCATTGGCGATGGATGTGCTCGCGGGACTCGTGGACAATCTTCTCGAAAACAAAACGCTCCGCGAACGAATTTCGGAAAACGAAAAGGAAATCATCGGAGAATACAATTCCTTTCCGTTCGAAGCTCTTTTTCGAGAGAAGGTTCTTGCATGA